The genomic window GACCGAAGCTGCAAGGATACTGACGCCTCCTGTGGAAGTGGCCAACGCGAGAGGTACGGCAAGTGGCGTCAGAATGGCCATCGTTCCCCAGGACGTACCGGTGGCGAACGACACCGTCGCTGCAACCAGGAACACTGCCACGGGTAGCAACGATGGCGGCATGCTCGGTCCGACCGCGGATTTGAGAAAGGCGGCCGTCTCGAGATCGGTGCAGACCTGTCCGAGGGACCAGGCGAGAGTCAGGACGACGAACGCCATGAACATGCTCTTGAAACCGGTGACGGTGGCCTCCAGGGAAGTACGAATCGTGAGGATATTTTGTCCCACAGCCAGAACCACAGCGGCCGTGAGGCCAGCAAAGCTCGCCCAAAGGAGCACAGTGAACGGGTCGGACTCGCCAATGATGCGGCTCAACGTCAGTGTAGTCTCGCCACTATCGAGCAGACCCTGTTGGCCAGTGAGGTAGAGACCGACCATGGTCACCAGGACAACCAGTGAAATCGGAATCACCGCGTTCCACCAGCGGCACGGCACTCCTTCCTCCGGAGCGAGATCACTGTCGTCGAAGTCAGCCAAAGGCTGGGCACCGCTGGCCAACAGCTCGCCCTTCCCGGCACGCCGCTCTGCCTTCAGCATCGCCCCCCAATCGCGGCCAGACACCGCCACCGCGAACGTAGTTGCGAGAGCGAAAACCGGATAGAACGAATATGGCAGCGAAGCCAGAAAGATGGAAAATGGATTGAGATTCGATCCTGCCTTGGCGAGCGCGTCGCCGATCAACGAAACCTCGTAGCCAATCCAGGTCGACACCAGAGCCACGCACGCTACCGGTGCGGCGGTCGAATCGACCAGATAGGCGAGCTTTTCGCGACTGATCCCGTGACGGTCAGTGACGGGGCGCATCGTGTTGCCGACGATCAGGGTGTTGGAGTAATCGTCGAAGAAAATCAGCACACCCATCACCCAGGTCACGACCTGCGTGCGGCGCGGGGTCGTTGCCAAAGGCTCGAGGGCGCGCACAACACCGAGGGTCCCGCCGCTTTTGCTGATCACGCCGACCATACCGCCGAGCAGCATCGAGAAGATGATGATGCTCATGTGATCAGAATCGACGAGTGCGTTGCGCACATTCGTGTCGATGAGACGGAGGAAGCCCGCCAGAGGATTTCCTCCTGCAAGCATGGTGGTCCCGACCCAGACCGCGATGAGCAGGGCGATCAGCACATCGTGGAAAGCGAGAACCAGCGCAATCGCTACCAGCGGCGGAAGAAGGCTCCACCACGAATTCATGGCAACCTCTCCGCCGGGCAATATGGCCAGCACAAACACGGCGGCGAGGAGAACGAGTACGGTCTTCAGCCAGTGCGGCACGACGCGGAGAGTAGCACGCTCTCTCGGCCCTCTACCCAGTTTTGAGCTGTCAGTTTTGAGTTTTGAGTTGTGCTAGCTCCCCGAAAGAGCGGGGGCGGGCGGGTGGAAACTCGCCGCCGCCAGCGATCGTGGCAGACGCCGGAAAGGAAGGGTGGGTGGAGGCCGGCGATCGACCACTCGTTGGCGGGGGCGAGTCGCAACGGCCGCAGGCCATCAGCAACTCAAAACTCATAACTCTAAACTCACCTCTCGGATACCATGTGCGCGTGCCGACCATTGAAGACGAAGCTCTGGTGCTCGATCACCATCCGTACGGAGACCGCCACCTGGTACTGACCGTATTGACCCGTCGCACCGGAGTGCAACGCGGCGTACTGCGAAGAGCGCGAGGCGGGAAAGCGCCTGCGGCGGCAGCCGCCCAAATCCTTTCGTTGGTTCATGTCGGGCTGTTTCATCGCCCTGAGGCCGAGCTTGCTACCTATCGCCACCTCGACCTGCTGCGGAGTTCGTACCCGCTGACCCGTGAGCTTGGAAGGTCGGCAGCTGCGTCGGTTGTCGCCGAGCTTCTGACGACGTTTTGTCCACCCGCCGAACCGTCGGAAAAGGCCTTCCGCCTCGGCGTCGCTTGTTTGGACGCGTTGCTGGATACGACGCCCGCGGATACAGTCGTCGGATACTGCGAGTTCTGGATGCTTGCCCTCGGTGGGGTTCTGCCACCGAGCGAGAAAATTGCCGGTGAACTGAAAGGGGAAAGCGCCGAAGTCCTCCTCACCTACCGCCAAAAACCTCTGTCGGAAGTCCAGATCGCCCTGCCGGCAACCGCCGAGAGCTGGCTTGACCGGCGTGTTCGAGAGGAAGCGGAAAGGCCGTTGCGTGCACTCACCTTCTATCGGCGCCTGGCGTCGGGCTAGGACCTGACTGTGGTCGGGCACAACGGCATCTCGAAAGCGATTGGCGTCGAGCAAACCTCCGGAACCGTCGTGCTGACCTTCTTTTCCACAGTCCTTTCGGTCGACGCTCTCGAGGAGCTCGCGGCAACCTGCACTCGCCTCGCGGCAGATGACCACCCCGAACCTCTTGTCCTTCGCTCGGCCCACCCGCACGTTTTTCTCGCCGGTGCGCATCTCGGTGAGATTGCAATGCTCGATGAAAATACGAGCGTGACCTATGCCCGACTCGGTCGGCAGACAATCCAACGAATCGAGGGATTCCCCGCGCCCACAGTTGCCGCCATCGACGGTTCCTGCTCGGGCGGAGGGTTCGATCTCGCTCTCGCATGCGACGTGATGGTCACCGGAACGAATGCACGGTTTCACCATCCTGGGGTCCGTCGGGGTTTGATAACCGGTTGGTCAGGCACCACGCGACTGCCGTCCGCAGCCGGGCCAGCGGTTGCCCGAGCAGTACTTCTGGAAACCAGACAGCTCGACGCCGTCCCTCTCTCGGCCCGCGGGGCCGTTCATTCGATCACCGGAGATCCGCTACCGGCGGCAATCGGACTGGCCCATCGGTTGGCCTCCCTGGACGGTGCAAGATTGCGCCTGTGGCGCGCCCTTCGCGGGCCTCGTTTCATTGACAGATTCTACGCCTCCGTGGTACATAAGTTATGATAGTGGAGGACTTGTCACAGTTCATCGCCTACATATGAAGAGCCCATCTTGGCGTTCGCGAGGCTTGGAATCACGCGGCCTCAAGAGGGAGTTGGGAGAGCAATGAGCCGAACGATTCTGCTTGCCGACGACAGCCTGACCATCCAGAAGGTTGTTGAACTCACCTTCGCCGATACGGAGTACGAAGTCGTGGCGGTGTCAAGCGGCGACGAGCTGCTGCAGCGGCTCCCCGATGCCAAGCCAGATCTCGTAATCTGCGACGTCATCATGCCGGGTCGAGATGGGTATCAGGTCTGCCAAGAGATCAAATCGAGCTCTGATTTTCTGCACCTCCCAGTGATCCTTTTGACCGGAACGTTCGAACCCTTCGATCGCGATCGTGCGATCGCGGTGGGATGCTCGGAAATCATCACCAAGCCGTTCGAGGCCAAGAAACTGGTAGACGCCGTCGAACGTCTGGCCGCCACTCCGGCGTCGCCACCGCCAACTGCGGCAGATACACAGGACCTCGAGCCTGAAGAACTCGGGGAACCGGTGTCGGATTTCGAGCTCGAAGACACCGCAGTGAGTGGGGAGACCGATTCTGCAGACGAGGTTGCGGAAACCGAAACCGCGAGCGAGGCAGAGGGGGTCGAGACGGACGATGTGGTCGAAGAATTTCCAGACGCTGATCAGTTACCGGACGAGACAGAACGCGATTTCGAGTCTGACAGCGAGCATGACGCCATCGAAATGGACACGGTGGAGTTTCCAACCATCGAAGAACCTCCGATCGTAAATGTCGAACCCGATCCGGCCATGACTCAGGCCATGGCAAGCTTCGACGAGGAAACTGATGAGACTGACGTCGAGGCTATCACCTACGAGCCCCCGGTCCCGGAAGATTTCCCGAGTGATGCGGAGGATGAAAGCGGTCCGCCTGAAGCTGAAACGAAAACCGGCGATACCGAAGAATTCATGCTCGATGACGGGACCGAGCCGGACAGCTCATTGACGACGCCGATCGAAGTGGGTGAAGTATCGGCCGAGCATGAGGCAGAGACACAGTTCGGCTTGGCCGACGCTTCCGACGAGTCCGATGACGAATCGTCCAGCGATGCAGATACCCAAGACTTCGGCGACGCATCACCTGGCCAGGCGGAAGCCGAGGTGGAAGGGATCGCCAAGCTGAGCGACGAGGATATCGATCGGATTGCCCGCCGGTTGCTGGAGCTCGCCACCGATCGGATCGAACACATTGCCTGGGACGTGATACCAGATATGGCCGAGGTCGTGGTGCGAGAACGGGTGCGCGAGCTCGAGGCCGAAATCGAGCGCGATCTCAACTGAACTGGTGGCACGCAGCGCCTTACTTTTTATATAGTTGATCGGTAACGAACGGCGGACCTCGGTATCGATGAAATCACCTGCCACAAGGATGCATTTTGCGAGATCGTCTCGATAGTCTGAAAGAATGTATCTCGGGACAGGTCGAGAACTTCGTTCTGTTCGATACGACAGACTCGACCCATGCCCTGGCAACCAAGATCATTGCCGGCATGGACGATGAAAGCCAGCACCTCGGTGCCACACTGATCCTTGCAAACCACCAGGACCAGGGTCAGGGACGGGGCGAGCGAACGTGGGAGTCGCCAGAAGGCGGCCTCTACATGAGCTGGCTTCGCTCCGGAATCAAGGCCACGACGATCGCTCAGCTTCCGATGCTGGCGGCGGTGGCCGCGCATGACGCGATAAGCCATATCGGTGTGCCGAACGCCAGGATCAAATGGCCAAACGACATCCTGGTGGATGGACGGAAGATCGCCGGCATCCTGGTTTATGCCCGGCACGGCGAATCCAGCTGGGTGACGGTAGGTCTCGGAGTCAACCTTTTGACAGCGCCGGATCTCGGAGACGCCAATGCCGTTCAGGCGACCTCGGTTGCCGAGCTGGTCGAATTGGGCGACGTCGAGAGCTGGCGGCACGACATCGTCTGCAACTTTATCAACCGACTCGAAAATCTGATGAAGGACCCGGAACGTGGCATCGAAGGCTGGCGGGATCTGTTGATTCAAAGCCCTGGGGACACCGTGGACGTCAGACTCGGCTCCGGCAGCATGGTGTCCGGGACGATCGTCGAAATTACCGAAGAGGGCTTCCTGAAGATTCGCGAAAACGGCAACGAGCGGGTCATCACAGGCGGCGACATCATCGAGAGCTGAATTCCGCTCACCCGCCCGATTCTGGATGCTCGATGCTCGATTCTGGATGCTCGATGCTCGATGCTCGATGCTCGATGCTCGATGCTCGATGCTCGATGCTCGATGCTCGATGCTCGATGCTCGATGCAAACGAATCGATAAACTCTCTCGCCGAATTGTCAAGGGCTAGGTGGGAGGATCGAGACACGAGTATCGAGAGACGATTATCGGTTGAGCGGGCGGCACGGTCCGTTGTCCGCTCCTTCCACTTCTACGGCACTGCCTGCAGACGCTTCAGGAATTGTGCCGGTGGTTCGAAACCGGTGATTCGAAAGACCTCCTCGCCACCTGAGAAAACGATCACCGTCGGCACGCCCGCCACGCCGTACTCGATCGCCAAGTCCTGGGTCTCTTCGCTGCTGCGCGTCAGGTCGACCTTGAACCGCGTGAAACCCTCGAGCTCAGCGCTCACCTTCTGCGCCGCGAATGTCTTCTCATCGAGCTCTCGGCACGGGGCACACCAGTCCGCGTAGAAATCCACGATCACCGGTCCACCGGCGTCGACAGCCGCGTGCAACGCCGGCCCGTCATACGCCTGCCAGGTCATGTGTTCTGCGGACGCCGCGGTCGCACCGCCACCGATGTGGACGATCGGCGCCACGAGCACTCCGGAGACCAGCATGATGGCAGACAAAAGCCTCATCACGCGGTCGATGGTCGGTTGTTCGTGGCCGGTTCGGTCGATAACCAGGAGGTAGAGCGCACCGAACACCAGAACTGCCGACATCAGCCAGCGACCGGAGTCGCCGGGCATCAGCGGTGCTGCGAAGTACGCCGCCATTGCAACGAGAATGACACCGAAGACCCTTCTCACTCCAACCATCCACATCCCGGAGGCCGGCAGTTTGTTGACCGCACCGGTGAACGTTCCGAGGATCAGATACGGCAATCCGAGCCCGAGGGCGAGGGTGAAGAACAGAATGAAGCCCAGGACAGGGTCCCCCTTCTGACCGACGTACGTCAGCAGCCCGACGACAAAAGGTCCGATGCAGGGTGCTGCGACGAAGCCCATCACGAGGCCCATGATGAAGGCCCCGAATACACCGCTCCTGCCCCCCGAAGCTCGCTGCGCCCAGCCGGGGACCCGCAATTCCCAGAGCCCGAACATCGATGCGGCCAGGGCCAGCAGTACGACCACGATCAGGCCAACCACCCAAGGACTCTGCAACGCGCTGCCAAAAATAGCGCCGCTCAGCGCCGCCAGCATGCCGAGCACGGAATAGGTCAGAGCGATACCGACCACATAAGCGAGAGCGAGAGGAAACGCACTCCCCTCCCGATCCTTCGTCTGCTGCGTGAAAAATCCTACCGTGATCGGGATCAGCGGGAAAACGCATGGCGTGAGGTTGAGCGCCAATCCGGCCAGGAAAATGCCGATCAGCAGGAGCGGTAGAGATTTCGACCCCAGATCCGACCGCTCTCCAGCTGAATCGACGACCACGGCGAAAAGCTCCTCATTTGCCCGTTTGGAAGAGCTTCCCGGTGGGGCCACAGTCACATCGATGCCCGTCCGGACTTCTTCCGGCGCCAGGCACTGGGTGTTGTTGCAGGCCTGTGCGGTCACCGCGACTCGCAAACGATGATCGCCGACGGCGGTATCCGGAACCACGAGCCCCGCCTGGATCACCACCTGATGCTCCCAGACCTCGATCGGGGTTTCAGAGAATTCGAAATCCAGCGCCTCGCCATCCGGGAAGCTGATGACTGGCACCGGCCAACCTCCGGGCAGGATGAACTCGACC from Acidobacteriota bacterium includes these protein-coding regions:
- a CDS encoding Na+/H+ antiporter NhaC family protein; the encoded protein is MPHWLKTVLVLLAAVFVLAILPGGEVAMNSWWSLLPPLVAIALVLAFHDVLIALLIAVWVGTTMLAGGNPLAGFLRLIDTNVRNALVDSDHMSIIIFSMLLGGMVGVISKSGGTLGVVRALEPLATTPRRTQVVTWVMGVLIFFDDYSNTLIVGNTMRPVTDRHGISREKLAYLVDSTAAPVACVALVSTWIGYEVSLIGDALAKAGSNLNPFSIFLASLPYSFYPVFALATTFAVAVSGRDWGAMLKAERRAGKGELLASGAQPLADFDDSDLAPEEGVPCRWWNAVIPISLVVLVTMVGLYLTGQQGLLDSGETTLTLSRIIGESDPFTVLLWASFAGLTAAVVLAVGQNILTIRTSLEATVTGFKSMFMAFVVLTLAWSLGQVCTDLETAAFLKSAVGPSMPPSLLPVAVFLVAATVSFATGTSWGTMAILTPLAVPLALATSTGGVSILAASVAAILGGAVFGDHCSPISDTTILSSMASGCDHVDHVRTQLPYALFSALLSGVVGYLAFAAVGAHPGILLVIGVFVVGAWVRVVGRPRDAT
- the recO gene encoding DNA repair protein RecO, which translates into the protein MPTIEDEALVLDHHPYGDRHLVLTVLTRRTGVQRGVLRRARGGKAPAAAAAQILSLVHVGLFHRPEAELATYRHLDLLRSSYPLTRELGRSAAASVVAELLTTFCPPAEPSEKAFRLGVACLDALLDTTPADTVVGYCEFWMLALGGVLPPSEKIAGELKGESAEVLLTYRQKPLSEVQIALPATAESWLDRRVREEAERPLRALTFYRRLASG
- a CDS encoding enoyl-CoA hydratase/isomerase family protein, producing the protein MVGHNGISKAIGVEQTSGTVVLTFFSTVLSVDALEELAATCTRLAADDHPEPLVLRSAHPHVFLAGAHLGEIAMLDENTSVTYARLGRQTIQRIEGFPAPTVAAIDGSCSGGGFDLALACDVMVTGTNARFHHPGVRRGLITGWSGTTRLPSAAGPAVARAVLLETRQLDAVPLSARGAVHSITGDPLPAAIGLAHRLASLDGARLRLWRALRGPRFIDRFYASVVHKL
- a CDS encoding response regulator, encoding MSRTILLADDSLTIQKVVELTFADTEYEVVAVSSGDELLQRLPDAKPDLVICDVIMPGRDGYQVCQEIKSSSDFLHLPVILLTGTFEPFDRDRAIAVGCSEIITKPFEAKKLVDAVERLAATPASPPPTAADTQDLEPEELGEPVSDFELEDTAVSGETDSADEVAETETASEAEGVETDDVVEEFPDADQLPDETERDFESDSEHDAIEMDTVEFPTIEEPPIVNVEPDPAMTQAMASFDEETDETDVEAITYEPPVPEDFPSDAEDESGPPEAETKTGDTEEFMLDDGTEPDSSLTTPIEVGEVSAEHEAETQFGLADASDESDDESSSDADTQDFGDASPGQAEAEVEGIAKLSDEDIDRIARRLLELATDRIEHIAWDVIPDMAEVVVRERVRELEAEIERDLN
- a CDS encoding biotin--[acetyl-CoA-carboxylase] ligase, giving the protein MRDRLDSLKECISGQVENFVLFDTTDSTHALATKIIAGMDDESQHLGATLILANHQDQGQGRGERTWESPEGGLYMSWLRSGIKATTIAQLPMLAAVAAHDAISHIGVPNARIKWPNDILVDGRKIAGILVYARHGESSWVTVGLGVNLLTAPDLGDANAVQATSVAELVELGDVESWRHDIVCNFINRLENLMKDPERGIEGWRDLLIQSPGDTVDVRLGSGSMVSGTIVEITEEGFLKIRENGNERVITGGDIIES
- a CDS encoding thioredoxin fold domain-containing protein; the encoded protein is MKKTVALLALLLVGIAGSVDAQGFESEPVFKVKLVADRTPLVAGDDLRLAVVVTVADGWHVNSDEPGDEFSLPTTVEFILPGGWPVPVISFPDGEALDFEFSETPIEVWEHQVVIQAGLVVPDTAVGDHRLRVAVTAQACNNTQCLAPEEVRTGIDVTVAPPGSSSKRANEELFAVVVDSAGERSDLGSKSLPLLLIGIFLAGLALNLTPCVFPLIPITVGFFTQQTKDREGSAFPLALAYVVGIALTYSVLGMLAALSGAIFGSALQSPWVVGLIVVVLLALAASMFGLWELRVPGWAQRASGGRSGVFGAFIMGLVMGFVAAPCIGPFVVGLLTYVGQKGDPVLGFILFFTLALGLGLPYLILGTFTGAVNKLPASGMWMVGVRRVFGVILVAMAAYFAAPLMPGDSGRWLMSAVLVFGALYLLVIDRTGHEQPTIDRVMRLLSAIMLVSGVLVAPIVHIGGGATAASAEHMTWQAYDGPALHAAVDAGGPVIVDFYADWCAPCRELDEKTFAAQKVSAELEGFTRFKVDLTRSSEETQDLAIEYGVAGVPTVIVFSGGEEVFRITGFEPPAQFLKRLQAVP